One part of the Bdellovibrio sp. KM01 genome encodes these proteins:
- the icmF gene encoding fused isobutyryl-CoA mutase/GTPase IcmF, whose protein sequence is MAYTPKHPVRIVTAAALFDGHDASINIMRRILQDMGAEVIHLGHNRSVSDVVKAVLQEGAQGVCISSYQGGHMEYFKYMRDLLNEAGAGYVQIYGGGGGVIVYDEKKELEAYGISQIFHPDDGRRLGLEGMIEMIVKGCDFDLLEKQKEFKTKKNIFAGDTVPSVELGVALTAIENGNKDVSLSSYGLENFKAKQPPLVLGITGTGGAGKSSLIDELVQRYLNAYPDKKIAVVCVDPSKRKTGGSLLGDRIRMNSLSRTKVFMRSVASRGSGREIASSLPEILKFVRQLDFDFIIAETSGIGQGNMAITEVSDMSMYVMTSDFGAQSQLEKIDMIDFADLIAVNKADRRGALDALRDVSKQYKRSRKIFDEKVQVPVFLTQASQFNDGGVNKLFFKIADLLEEKQKGRWVVDAAYKNNILSAEEHGIISPDRQNYLAEIVGTVHKYKKRTEELAEVASKLGGLQKLAPLLGTPAETVQKVQSQLESDFTAEELDALKNYDQLVERYSGDELVFQVRDKEIRQKLVRESLSGTKIRKVVVPKMKDWGDRFRYLKLENVPGEFPYTGGVFPLKRADEDPKRMFAGEGTPERTNRRFHYLTKGETAHRLSTAFDSVTLYGQDPDQRPDIFGKVGESGVSICTLDDMKKLFAGFDLINPNTSVSMTINGPAPMILAFYFNTAIDQQVEKKEKELGRKVTPEEYNDIAIWTLQQVRGTVQADILKEDQGQNTCIFSINFALKMMGDIAEYFVKQKIRNFYSVSISGYHIAEAGANPISQLAFTLSNGFTFVEYYLSRGLKVDDFAPNLSFFFSNGLDPEYSVLGRVARRIWAVAMRDLYKANDRSQKLKYHIQTSGRSLHAQEIDFNDIRTTLQALLAIYDNCNSLHTNAYDEAITTPTEESVRRAMAIQMIINREFGMTMNENPMQGSYFMDELTDLVEEAVLNEFKKINERGGVLGAMETQYQRSKIQEESLYYERLKHDGTLPIIGVNTFIDPKTMAADYVPPKIELARASYEEKNQQLDNVHKYQKDHESEGELALKKLKDTVLNGGNIFAALMNAAKYCSLYQMTTALYEVGGQYRRNL, encoded by the coding sequence ATGGCATATACTCCAAAGCATCCAGTTAGAATTGTCACGGCTGCCGCATTGTTCGACGGTCACGACGCCAGCATCAATATCATGCGCCGTATTTTACAAGATATGGGCGCGGAAGTGATCCACCTGGGTCACAATAGATCCGTCAGTGATGTGGTGAAAGCCGTTTTGCAGGAAGGCGCGCAAGGCGTGTGTATTAGCTCTTACCAGGGCGGTCACATGGAATACTTCAAATACATGCGTGATCTTTTGAACGAAGCAGGTGCGGGCTATGTGCAAATCTATGGCGGTGGCGGCGGAGTTATCGTTTACGATGAAAAGAAAGAACTGGAAGCCTACGGCATTTCGCAAATCTTCCATCCGGATGATGGGCGCAGATTAGGCCTTGAAGGCATGATCGAGATGATCGTTAAAGGTTGCGACTTCGATCTTTTGGAAAAACAAAAAGAATTTAAAACCAAGAAAAACATCTTTGCTGGCGACACGGTTCCTTCTGTGGAATTGGGTGTCGCTTTGACGGCTATCGAAAATGGCAACAAAGATGTTTCTTTGTCTTCCTATGGCTTGGAAAACTTCAAAGCCAAGCAGCCACCTTTGGTACTTGGTATCACCGGTACAGGTGGTGCGGGTAAATCTTCACTTATCGATGAATTGGTTCAGCGTTACCTGAATGCTTATCCAGATAAAAAAATCGCCGTGGTCTGCGTGGACCCATCGAAACGTAAAACCGGTGGTTCTTTGCTGGGTGACCGTATCCGTATGAACTCTTTGTCTCGTACAAAGGTCTTCATGCGTTCTGTGGCTTCCCGTGGATCAGGTCGTGAGATCGCATCCAGCTTGCCAGAGATTTTGAAATTCGTCCGCCAGCTTGATTTCGATTTCATCATCGCCGAAACATCAGGTATCGGTCAGGGCAATATGGCCATCACTGAAGTCAGTGATATGTCCATGTACGTGATGACGTCAGATTTCGGTGCTCAATCACAGCTTGAAAAAATCGACATGATCGACTTCGCAGATTTGATTGCTGTGAATAAAGCCGATCGTCGCGGCGCTTTGGACGCTCTTCGTGACGTCTCCAAACAATACAAACGCTCTCGCAAGATCTTTGATGAAAAAGTTCAAGTACCTGTGTTCTTGACTCAGGCCTCTCAGTTCAATGATGGCGGCGTTAATAAATTATTCTTTAAAATTGCAGATCTTTTGGAGGAAAAACAAAAGGGACGCTGGGTGGTGGATGCCGCTTATAAAAACAACATCCTTTCCGCTGAAGAACACGGGATCATTTCTCCGGATCGTCAAAACTATCTGGCAGAGATCGTGGGCACAGTTCATAAGTACAAGAAACGTACAGAAGAACTGGCTGAAGTTGCTTCAAAACTGGGTGGTTTGCAAAAGCTGGCTCCTTTGCTTGGAACTCCTGCTGAGACGGTTCAAAAAGTTCAGTCGCAGTTGGAATCTGATTTTACGGCTGAAGAATTGGACGCTCTTAAAAATTACGATCAATTGGTGGAGCGTTATTCTGGCGACGAATTGGTATTCCAAGTTCGTGATAAAGAAATTCGCCAAAAATTGGTGCGTGAATCATTGAGCGGTACAAAAATCCGCAAAGTCGTAGTTCCTAAAATGAAGGACTGGGGCGATAGATTCCGTTATTTGAAACTTGAAAACGTTCCTGGTGAATTCCCATACACAGGCGGTGTATTCCCATTAAAACGTGCCGATGAAGATCCTAAGCGTATGTTCGCAGGGGAAGGTACTCCAGAAAGAACGAACCGTCGTTTCCATTACCTGACTAAGGGTGAAACGGCTCATCGTCTGTCCACGGCTTTTGACTCTGTGACTTTATACGGACAAGATCCTGATCAACGCCCCGATATCTTCGGTAAAGTCGGGGAGTCCGGCGTCAGCATTTGTACTTTGGATGACATGAAAAAGCTTTTCGCAGGCTTTGATTTGATCAATCCCAATACATCGGTTTCCATGACGATCAACGGTCCCGCACCGATGATCCTGGCTTTCTATTTCAACACGGCGATTGATCAACAGGTTGAAAAGAAAGAAAAAGAACTGGGTCGTAAGGTCACTCCTGAAGAATACAACGACATCGCGATCTGGACATTGCAACAAGTGCGTGGAACGGTTCAAGCGGACATCCTTAAGGAAGACCAAGGTCAAAACACTTGTATTTTCTCGATCAATTTCGCTTTGAAAATGATGGGCGACATTGCGGAATACTTTGTTAAGCAAAAAATCCGTAACTTCTATTCTGTGTCTATTTCGGGTTACCACATTGCGGAGGCCGGTGCGAATCCGATCTCTCAATTGGCATTCACACTTTCAAATGGTTTCACGTTCGTTGAGTACTATCTGTCCCGTGGTTTGAAAGTCGACGACTTTGCTCCCAATCTTTCATTCTTCTTTTCAAATGGTCTAGATCCGGAGTATTCAGTTTTGGGCCGTGTCGCTCGTCGTATTTGGGCGGTGGCGATGCGTGACCTTTATAAGGCGAACGATCGTTCTCAAAAATTGAAATACCACATCCAGACATCAGGTCGTTCTCTGCATGCGCAGGAAATCGATTTCAATGACATCCGTACAACATTGCAGGCTTTGTTAGCTATCTATGATAATTGCAACAGCTTGCACACGAATGCCTACGATGAAGCGATCACAACACCGACAGAGGAATCTGTTCGTCGTGCGATGGCGATCCAAATGATCATCAACCGTGAATTCGGCATGACGATGAATGAAAACCCAATGCAGGGTTCCTACTTCATGGACGAGTTAACGGATCTGGTTGAGGAAGCGGTTCTAAACGAGTTTAAAAAGATCAACGAACGCGGTGGTGTTTTGGGTGCCATGGAAACCCAATACCAACGTTCTAAGATCCAGGAAGAATCTTTATACTATGAGCGCCTAAAACATGATGGCACATTGCCAATCATCGGCGTAAATACATTCATCGATCCAAAAACAATGGCGGCGGACTACGTTCCACCAAAAATTGAATTGGCCCGTGCTTCGTATGAAGAAAAAAACCAACAGCTCGACAATGTTCATAAATACCAAAAAGACCACGAGTCCGAAGGTGAATTGGCTTTGAAGAAACTTAAAGACACAGTCCTAAACGGCGGAAACATCTTCGCCGCATTGATGAACGCCGCAAAATACTGCAGCCTTTATCAAATGACGACAGCCCTCTACGAAGTAGGCGGCCAATACCGCCGCAACCTCTAA
- a CDS encoding enoyl-CoA hydratase/isomerase family protein, producing MASFNYKTLLLEQKPNGVWVLTINRPEALNALNSTVLEEMAEALRQIGEMPYVDARALIITGAGEKAFVAGADIKEINALDEEKGMIFAQRGQSIFHELTLLKIPVIAAVNGFALGGGCELALGCDFIYASENAKFGLPEVSLGLIPGFGGTVRMARAIGQRKARELTYTGNMITAAEALGYGLVNKVVSQAELMTTVMKTVEAILSKAPIAVGMAKRSINQAWDLDVEEAQKNEARIFAELFNTDDVKEGTGAFIEKRKAAFKGQ from the coding sequence ACCGAATGGCGTTTGGGTTTTGACTATCAACCGTCCTGAAGCTTTGAATGCTTTGAATTCAACAGTCCTGGAAGAAATGGCCGAAGCTCTTCGTCAAATCGGCGAAATGCCGTATGTCGATGCACGTGCCTTGATCATCACAGGGGCTGGCGAAAAAGCTTTCGTTGCAGGCGCTGACATTAAAGAGATCAACGCCTTGGATGAAGAAAAAGGCATGATCTTCGCACAACGTGGTCAGTCTATTTTTCACGAGCTGACTCTTTTGAAAATCCCGGTGATCGCAGCCGTGAATGGCTTCGCATTGGGTGGTGGTTGTGAGTTGGCCCTGGGTTGCGACTTTATCTATGCTTCTGAAAATGCAAAATTCGGTTTGCCAGAAGTAAGCCTTGGTTTGATCCCAGGTTTCGGTGGGACAGTTCGTATGGCTCGCGCTATCGGTCAACGTAAAGCACGGGAGCTGACTTACACTGGAAATATGATCACAGCAGCGGAAGCTCTGGGGTATGGACTGGTGAACAAAGTCGTTTCACAAGCTGAATTGATGACGACAGTGATGAAAACTGTTGAGGCGATTTTGTCGAAAGCTCCCATTGCAGTGGGCATGGCAAAACGTTCTATCAATCAAGCGTGGGACTTGGACGTTGAAGAAGCTCAGAAAAACGAAGCAAGAATCTTCGCGGAACTTTTCAACACCGACGACGTTAAAGAAGGCACTGGTGCCTTTATCGAAAAACGTAAAGCAGCATTCAAAGGACAGTAG